In the genome of Acanthopagrus latus isolate v.2019 chromosome 17, fAcaLat1.1, whole genome shotgun sequence, the window CTAACTGTATACTAAAAAATTATAATGAACCccatgtcatttttaatgagttttatttttctccaacAGATGATGCAGCTATCATAGGCCTCTCCAGGATCCTGACAGCAACTCCCAACTCATGAGCTCAGTCATCTGACCAAAAGATGGCTAAAGCTGCCACACATGTAATCAATCATCAGTGGATAAAATTGTTCCCAACAGGCATTCAACCATCCCCTGTGGGGGTCCCTCCTGTCTGGTACGAAATGTACAGTCATGAAGGAAAGTGAATGTCCCTGCACTGAACAGTCAGTCAGAGCTGGATGAATCAGTCTTTAATTAAAGTTGTAATAATTAAGACTGTGTTCAAAAGGAGCAGGGCTTTGATAGCATTAATGTAATCACAGAAGAGCTCACAGAGTGATGTTGTACAGCAGCTGAATGCTGATAGCATCTCAAACTAAACACAGAGGAGTTTTGTCTAATTCAATTCTGTTAAATTGGTTACAGGGCGATGACTGCATGTAAAGCTGCATGTTGTGCAATGTGAGATCGTCTTTTAAATGGGCTTTTCATTTACAAGGAATCAGGTTGAAATGTTATGGGTTGCATTGGTAATCGGCCTTTCAGTAAACTACAGACAGGTGACAAATTTAAGTGGAAAACAGCATAAACTAAAGAAGGTGTCAGGCCGCCATGTGGTGACTGCTGCAGACTGCTTATCTGGAGGGATCCACAGAGATCTGCAGTGGTCCGATTTCACTTCTTCTGCACAGCCTTATCTCTGTCAGTCTTGTCAGTTATATACCTATTGTTGGGACCATTCTGACATCCGGTGGCATGCGTGAAGCCCACTGCTCAAATACGGGCTCATTCCACTAACAAAGCTTTGCCTATTTTCTCAGTGCCCATGTCGACCACACTGTTTAAACAGCAAATGCAGGATGCTGCAACCTCCTTTAATCCACGACGAAGAAGCGAgctggaaaaaggaaaacacgACTACAAGTGAGGCATAATTAGCATGTGGGCAGATTCTTAGCATGTATAGTATCCTTGTGAGCTACAATgatttgtgagtttgtgttctttttcctctcctagccctcatgttgtgttcgtttcatgttaaacaattttgtgttcccggtcaaaaatgaccattccatttaaactcatcataaaaactgtaataatacatatattatCACTACTTGTTGTGTTAGATCTTTTTATCAACTTCAGTTCTTGTGAACATTACAAGTTTTgaacttttgtttgttatttatggcCTGTATACCTCACTGATCTGAGTGTATACATCTTGAATTCGAGTTCTAAAAAACATCATTTCTGGATTATTTTGACTATAAAATATAATCAGATGAAACATAGTATATTGTTTATTACAGACTACTTAGGGTCAAAGTTACCAagaatatttgttttgaaaccatttaatttttttatacAATCACATAAAGTAACACTAGTCGTGTTCCCGGTCAAAAGTGACcggaatattttatttgtgtacaaaGGAAATTATCCCAAAACAATTTCCCAATATTACAAGATCGATGTCTTAATACATTAAAGAACAACTAACaagaacaataacattacaatattcatcactctatcagatttgtttttgcctaataacagaaaaacaactgaaaactgtTAAAAATCAGGCTTCTAAACTTGGAGTGGGTTGACTCAAACTTCTCATGCACATTTTGGACAATATGTGCAAGATGTTGCATGTGCCTTGCACACATATGCATTGCATTTTTGGCACGTCATGCTTGTTTTTACATCTCTTGGCGCACATAGACTGCACCTCTTCCTTTTgtcacctctctctcttgcagCAGGTGATCTCGCTTCTCCGCCTTGTATCTCTCTCACCAATCCTGCAGAGGCTGGCGTTCGGGGAAGGTGTTGGCGTTGTTGAATGGAGGGTGCTAGCATGGCTTTCCCCAACTCTTCCAGGAATAGCCTCCTCTTGAAACAtttcccctgcttccatctTGGATTCACCTCCATCCACAGCACGAATGCGTTGTACGCTGACACATCtaacatgttgaaaaacaccACCATGGGCCAACGtgctgtcttcctctgacaagAATATGTGCCAGTAACCTGCAAAAGTGCACAAAGTAGATAAAATCATGAATACATGCAAATGATACGTCATGATTTGCATGAAGCATCCAGGCATTGTTTGAACTAATCAtctaaaacatgtttacatattCAAATACATAGAACTGACTCAGTGTTGTTCATAAATGTAATGTGTACTCCACCAAAACCAAGTCTTACTTTTATAGTGCAGTTCAAACAATCTGATGATAGAGAAGaagtacatgaaaaataaaaatcaacataccTTATCAAGGTTGTCAACTCCGCCTTTGTTCCTGTTGCAATCCAGGATGGCATTGGGTTTCTTGTCCTCCCTGGTGCTCACAGCGGCATCCCTGTGCAGAGTTGTCATCAGGagcacatttttcctcttctttggACAGTAGGACACAAGAGTGTGAGTATCGGTGAAGGCAAATCTGGAGGAAAAACGATCCCTGTCCTGAGTAGCAAGTAAGGCTGGAGGCAGCTCAGGCTTGTTTCTTCTGATCGTTCCCACCATGGTCAattttttttggagcagttcCTGACCAAGAGTGTAGGAGGTGAAGAAGTTATCACACGTTATGTTGTGTCCCTTGAGACCTGCAGTCATCTCCAGAACCACACGCTTCCCTTGGTTCTTTTCAGGAACACCGTCCGCAGATTTCCCAGTATAAACTTGCATTTTCCAGGCATAACTTGTACTGGCATCACATGTTGCCCATATCTTTATGCCATATTTAGACGGCTTGCTTGGCATGTACTGTTTGAAAGGGCAGCGTCCCCTAAAAGCGACAAGGCGCTCATCCACTGTGACGTTTGGACTTGGGTTGTAGATGAGTGGCAGGCGCTCTACCCACTTGTCCCAAACCTCTCTGATTGCTGCCAGTTTGTCTTGTTGACGAGGGCCTGGTCTTGTATCACGGTTGTCAAAGCGAATCACCCGTGACAGCATGTGAAATTTCTGGAGTGACATGGTGGCCCGAAAAATTGTCCGACCAGACTCGTTTCTGGATCTGTACACACCAGCCAAAATCAAAACACCCATGTATGCGTTCATGTCTGTCTGGGTTACCTCCTTCCAGTTGTCTTTGTAGACCCGTTTCCCTTCCAAGTTGGTCATGTTTACCACTATGTTTTTGATGGAGTCAGTCAGGAACAGTTCAAAGCAGGATTTGATGTCATCAATTCGGGATACGGCATATTTTGTTGGTCCTGGGGTCATCctgatgacattttcagctgaaagCCTACCTTGATTCTCAGGTGGGGATGAAGACCAGGACAAGTTCCCGTTCTTTGACCTGAATGTGACAGCAGCCTCAGCATTGccatcctcttcatcactggATTCCTCTCCATCAGTTGATTCTTGGTCTGGATTGTATTCTGtgtcatcttcatcttctgaCACTTCCTCCTCTAATCCATCCTCACTGTCAGTTTCctggcctctctcctcctcatcagtgTGGTATATCGACGTGCCATGGTGCTGCCACACAATGAACTCTGAGCACCgcctcaaaaaaacatttatataggCTACCAAAGCTGCGAGATTATCAATATTACTGAAACAATGTTGCAACTTTCTAAGAACAGGTGTTGTTCCCGCGGGAGAGAGACTCTACTGGGCTAAGGTTCCCGTGGTGGTTGCCTGGGACCCAaggtgtgagcgtgtgtgtgtgtgtgtgtgcgcgcgcgcgtgcatgtgtgtgtgtgtgcatgtgtctgtgtcaatatgagacagacacatgcacacacaaatgaggATGTTCCTGAGATCAGTTTTTTACAATTGTAGTCTCccccattcatttctaatgactggtcatttttgaccggGAACACCAAGAGTGTACAAAAGTTGAAAACAATACACAaaattgtatgtaaataaatactatttattttgtgtgttgaaatcctctttgtggACAAAGTCATGGATTCTTAGGTCAGTCTtatcaaattaaatacatttttcagatataaaacttttaaatcggTCAGATTTGACTGGAACACAACATAAGGGCTAGTAATGTCCGCCCATTGTTGTAGAACGTGACTTCCCCAAGTCATATGTGGCCATTTTTGTAGTCCTTTCACGGAACACTCTGTGACTGCTATCTTGGCTCACTGCTATCTTGTGTCTTTAGCTACAGCTGCCATCTTGGCtcgctttctttttctctctgacacacacacacacgtgcacacacacaacatgctaTTTTGTTATTTGCgcttgagtttgtttgttgttttagtttcatAGTTTAGCTGCTTTAGTCGAGTGATGGATTTTGTTTATTGAAAGTGTTactgatttgattttatatGTGATCTTATATTGTACATAGCAGTTTTGGGTGGTTGTTTTGTACATATATTAGTGATAATTACTGGTTGTGATGGTCAGTGCTCGGATTCATTTCCTTTACtttacaaatattttacatttaaagtggaCCCTTCTTTTGAAACTATTTTGGTCTGGTTATTGATCGCTGATTCCAGGGTGGCGCCCTGTTTGATGACTCAATCCtaattattgatttaattaaaataattattatcaataatGATTCATTTCTAATAACCACACCTGCCTTAACATCAATTCCCAACACTAtgatttgtgcttttattgttCATTGTTTTAAGCCCTGAAATACCTTGAAGCATTTGTAGCAGGTATTTGAGTATGTAACTTGCTAGGGAACTCTTCCATCTAATTAAATGGTCTCTGCTGAGTAACCAAGACATAATGATAAGCCCTTTCCCTTCTTAGGCAGGGGTGTTTTGggttttatgctgttttattaCTGGAATCTGtgttcatcattgttttttatggGTTCCTCAGGTGCCGAGAATATGCAACAGGCTAAGACTCTTTCAATGCTATGGGTGATCTTAACATTTCTATAATCACTGTTGTTGCTCGCACATATTCCAAGCCACcttaaacattcaaaaacagaaaggcCGAGCAAAGGTTAACTGTTACTACACAACTAACACACATTTATGACCTTTATCTTCCATGTACAAAGCAAGATGGATCCTATTTCTTTACAGAACAACCAACCTGCCAACCAACTGTTCTCCTTAGCTGTATAAAGCCATGGGTTGCTAGTTCTCTGCAGCCAACCAATGTTACATTCATCCCTGAGTAAATAAGATAAATCTCAGCTCAGCTGGGTATGCACTACACTGAATTAGGTAGTACGACCACACATGATACATGCTGGCATCTCTAAGATGATGCTTTATGGGCATCTGCAACAGGCTTGCTGCTACGCATTGATACTTCACATGATTGGTGAATGGCGTCTTGCATGATACATGTTTATATCTTTAATCAGATAATTTGGGGGATTTTCTGCAGTGTCTTCCCTGTTTTGGCTTAGCATGGTGCTTGGTCAACTGAGGGAGCATCTTAAGAGCAGAGCCACCAGCACTAACCATACATATGTTTAATGTGTTGCATTAAATGGTTAAACCTATGAAAACAGTGTTCCTAACTGAACTAGCTTTTTCGCATCTTTTGACTGTATCTAATGACTTTCATCTGCAGATGTTTAGAAACTAGCCCAGGTTTGTTGAAAGAGCATGGATTACCAGAATCTTTAGGCAAAGGCTTTAAGTGGCTTGAGTTTAACAATATGTTATCATAGatatgtgttcatgtttaaatACTTGCAATATTCTTTGTATTTACCCTTTGACTACGGAGTGTGtcaaaatgcttcttttatGTTCACTGATAGAAAAGGTGTGTAACTTTGAGCGGTTGACCAAGATGAGTTTAATTAAAGCTTTATAGAACACAACTGTTAGATCTGTGTGCACTGCAATATAGTAAACCTGATAAGGCCAACAAAGGccagaaaacaaatatataaaaccaATATAATTTAAACTTGACTTTTAAACAATACGTTTCCTCTGTAGTTTTATGACTTAAAAACTTGAATGAAATGTCTAGTAAAATTATCACCCAGGTTTAATCAAAGGCACTTGCATAATGTATGCAATGATTAATTTCTTggagcaaacaaaacaatagagaataaagacaaacaacCAGACTAAACAAAATGGGATATTCATTACTTTGTGTGATTCAATTACAAAAGGGGACGTATGTGAATTTGCAGTCTAACAAATTGCCTCCCATAGTTTAATAAACACCAGACATAAATCATTTGTCATATTTCATTATAACACAATCCAGGGATGGATATGCTCTGATTTCCATGCTTCCCCTGATTACTATTCCAACAttttgtcttctgctgctgctgttgcaatGGTGTTGGTGGGTGGTGTATGTTTTCTGCAGTTGTTTacttgtttgattttgttaaaTCCAACAGCAGATTAttcaaaaatgatcattcatTCATACAGTACTCTGTCACCAGTGCTGTGTCATTAATTCTCTAATTAAGAAAAATCCTTTTGGCAGTTTACTCTTGCATCTGTTCCCTCTAATCTGTTGCAATGGGAGGTTCATTTCCTGAAGTCTTGTAATATATCTAACTTCACTCCTTCTGCCTTGTCTAGTTCCTGTGTAGTGACTTCCTCAAGTCTGAAAAagaatgatgattttttttttttttttaaattaatcaatttaGTTTGTCGTCCCTGTCAGGGAAAAGTATGATGCACCATTTACCACTGCATCACTTGGCATTGACATTTGGTGCAATTGTGGGTGGGTGATCAATGGATTTGTccttatatttatttatcatttatttacttctgttgaaaatctgagaaaatatgtttgtcCTATCAGGACAAGCCCATACCTTTCATTCTCCCTACACATTTAAGATCAAGACAATATCTTCTGCTGTCAGACAGCACTGGAAATATCCAGTCTGTCTTCATATTATCTATTTTActtgttgttgtcatttaaaCTGTCTCGGTGTTTAAATTCGCAAACCCCAAAATGCTGTGTCataaaagtgacatttcacaCAGCAGGTGCacattaagaaaacagaaaacatcaacatcttGCAAACCAAATCAACCAAAAAccttgcaaaaaataaaaaatcaagtaCTGAAGTAaacttgtttatgtttatggaataaaacagacatgaagATTGtcttgaaaaacacatcaatccCAAGAAATATCCAAATTGAATGAAATAAGTTTTATAtgtcaatgttttatttttcagtgtagTAATTTCAGTGCCAAATACTTGTATCAGTGATagtacaacatttttaaatacagtgGTTCAATGCCATGTTTCCTTtattaagttttgttttcactgacacattttttttttttttcaatgccaAAATTAATTGTCGCTGTTCTGGCTCCATAGGAAAAAGACAAGCAAAAGACACCacaaaaacccagaaaacacattaaacacaggTAAAGAAGTAATGGTTACCATGGTCACAATGATGTAtaacatgttaacatttgctaattagcaacAAACTCAAAGTCATCCTCTTGGGACCATGAATAACTGTACCTAATGCAATCCATCTGCTGTAGTGGttcagatatttcagttttaaataaGTTGGTATAAAAAAGTGGTGAACCCACAGACGAAATTGCCATCCTATGTGTTTTAAGCATTGCTAAAATCAGTTTGATTAACAAAGAGCCAAAATCagtttttaacatgtttaagTTATCTCAATGCATGCATTGCTTTGTAAGTCAatagcaaacaaacagaaatatcatGCAAGTTACCTAGAATTTCTGTTTACTGGAAACAGGCCTTATCTCGATATTTTCATGATGTAATTGTGTTATACATTTAAAGCCCTTTACAGCCAATTATATTTGGTATTATTAAAACAGTCTCATATACAACTGCTTATAATTACGTCCCAATTTAGACTGCTCTATTTTGAACAATACACAGTTATTAATGTCCCAATGAACCTtttggaaaaacagaaattaaataaaacaattctaTTCCATCATTTGGAATTgcaaatgtcacatttgcatACCAATTACATAAAAAAGGATACCTGTTACTAAAATTGAAGATAATTACAAACAAAAGGATTAGTCAGGCGTATTATTTTGGTCTAAATTCAACCACATCAGCATCTTGACTATCGTCCTTGCATTTTGCAAAGCTTCATTTGACATAGAAATGGACATTCATCATTGTTATCAGTAACACATGTGCTGCTCATGTCAAGGGGTACTCCGAGTTGTGTTGGAGTTGACTCGTGGCCAGTGTTATACTCTGGAACAGCTGGACACATCTTCAACAGTGTGCCCTTGCATCACTGGGTGTCTCTGCCTTTAAAAACTATACACTCTGTAAGGGTGGCCCACTGCAGGATGATCAGCTCTCAGCTTGTGTCCTATGCTCAACCACTTCCAAAATTCACATTGTTGCCTTCTGGCTGGTTGGTTGCTCTGGTGGCAAGGAGTTGGTCTTGCTTTACTTGCTTTCCATATGGATGTAATGCCCCATCTGGCCATTGATACTTTGTGGTGCTGTAACCgattgactttgtttttctcttcaacTCTGAAAAATCATTCAGTTGTCTGCAGATGGAGAAGAACTTAGGCAAAATCGAGCTCATCACTTTGTGTAGATGTTTAAGCTTGAACTCATTTTGGCTAGTTTAATGGAAtgcatgttcatgttcagtaaGATCATCATATGTTTGTAGTGTTTCTTTCCTGTGGGAAACATTTCTAAAGTCAACTTTCCATTAGTTTACGAAAACAGCTGACAATGCATTTTCTATTGTTTTAGTCTATTTAGCTCAAGAAGTAGGAAAGCAACACTTGTGCTTatcatcaacaaaataaacacatctggAGATGTTGGTATCACAAAGCAAAAGTTGCATTGAATTAAGGTTTCTTGGAAACAACATGAATATTAACTCACTCACATTAAATATTACCTATTACCGGTGCCCCTTCCCTCTTAACTGCAATCACATGTGGTCACCTTAACAGAATACAAAATGACAGAAGACTCTAAGTGACATTGCGAGGAAGTGTGACATGCCAGTCTTTCGGTGCCTATGATGATGCAGATGGGTTGTGTGGAGTCTTTAGTCTTTTACTAACTATTGCCTTATGGAGGAATCCTGGCACCAAGTGCCAGCCATCATAAAACTACTCCAGGATCCTTGCAGTCTTGCTGTTTGACTACTCCAGGAAGTTGGCATGAAAAGTGACCTTGTCACTTTCACCTATTCAGAGGAGGCTCATCCATAGAGGTAGAGGAGGTTGGTcctcctctatttttttttttttttttttaagaaagagtaactggttgaaataaatcatttataaaatagaagctctgtcacccaggaggagctcggagtagaaCTGCTCCTCCACGTCGAGAGGAGCCAGCTAAGGTGGCTCTGGCATCTGTTTCAGATGCTCCCTGGGCGGCctcctcgggaggtgttcctggcatgccccactgggaggagaccccgaggaagacccaggacatgctAGAGTGACTATATCGCTCGGCTGGTCTGGGAAagccttgggatcctcccggaggagctagaagaagtgtccggggtgagggaagtctgggcaTCAAGTATGTTTAGCAAGGCCTATTGTTTAGGGGACATCAAGTGTCAGTGCCTCCACAGCTGATGATAAAGCAGGTGAGGTTTTTCTTAATGGCAAATGGTTACATAGCCTGTTAGTATGACATGACACATTTaacacagctttttatttatttatttatttatgtatgtatgtatgtatgtatgtatgtatgtatgtatgtatgtatgtatgtatgtatttatttatttatttatttatttggtggATCCCTGTATTAATATAGTTGTTATTTACACCAAACCAGTCACCTTTTAACCTTAGATGGCACTGaaatcacaaatgtattttaaacgTTGATATTCAGGGTGCCAGAGGTCTTGAGGGGCCAGGAACCCAGTTGCGGTTCTACACAGGGGCCTACAGGGGCCAGTGCCTCTGTAAACGTGTCCCTGGCCCCTGTTCTTCACTCCAGTAAGCAAATCTAGTTTGTAAATGTCTGGTCTCACTATACTTAAATATCGAGCCAATTCACTGAAGCAGAAGCAAGTATCCGAATGTCAGTATCCTAGCTAGttctacacaatgttgtgaCGTTAACCATGTAACTTTATCAGTCTTGGCTGTTGCATTTCGATAAATAATGCTATATTGAGTAAAGTAATCAATAGTATCAACCCGTGTAAAGTCGGGAGGGATGGTTACTTGTACAATGAGATGTTTGCCTCTACGTTGTGTTTCTACTTCTCGTAGTTATCATGAAATGAGGAAGGGACATTGCAGCCTGTTTTGCCCCAGTGAATataaaagtgagagaaacatgTCAAGGTACTGAGAGGGCTGAGGAGTTGGAGGTGTGTCCATAAAATGGTGCTTTCTGCCATACATTCTTGTTTGCGTCATTGATGTGTGATtcttatgttaaaaaaatgaacaaattctTGGCctccattttaaaataaatgcatacaacAGTA includes:
- the LOC119005684 gene encoding piggyBac transposable element-derived protein 4-like; this translates as METTDGVKDLKTDAMVTAALFSEFIVWQHHGTSIYHTDEEERGQETDSEDGLEEEVSEDEDDTEYNPDQESTDGEESSDEEDGNAEAAVTFRSKNGNLSWSSSPPENQGRLSAENVIRMTPGPTKYAVSRIDDIKSCFELFLTDSIKNIVVNMTNLEGKRVYKDNWKEVTQTDMNAYMGVLILAGVYRSRNESGRTIFRATMSLQKFHMLSRVIRFDNRDTRPGPRQQDKLAAIREVWDKWVERLPLIYNPSPNVTVDERLVAFRGRCPFKQYMPSKPSKYGIKIWATCDASTSYAWKMQVYTGKSADGVPEKNQGKRVVLEMTAGLKGHNITCDNFFTSYTLGQELLQKKLTMVGTIRRNKPELPPALLATQDRDRFSSRFAFTDTHTLVSYCPKKRKNVLLMTTLHRDAAVSTREDKKPNAILDCNRNKGGVDNLDKVTGTYSCQRKTARWPMVVFFNMLDVSAYNAFVLWMEVNPRWKQGKCFKRRLFLEELGKAMLAPSIQQRQHLPRTPASAGLVREIQGGEARSPAARERGDKRKRCSLCAPRDVKTSMTCQKCNAYVCKAHATSCTYCPKCA